The nucleotide sequence TTGGATTTGGCGGACACAGTCATTAGGCTCCGAGCTAACGCGCTAGGAAGGGTTTGCGATGCACCGGGTATTTTTAGTTGACGACGATCCAGAGATTTGCGAGCTACTCAGCAGCTACCTCAGCGGCAACCAGCTACAGGTGACCGCCTTCGCTGATGCCGAGTCACTGTTGGCGACCCGCTTAGAGGGCGCGGATTGCGTGATTTTGGACATCGGCTTGCCCGGCATGGATGGCCTGCAAGCGTGCCGCGCAATTCGATCGACCCATGATCTGCCAATCCTAATATTGACCGCCGCCGGCGACGACGTAGATCGCATTTTGGGGCTCGAAATCGGCGCCGACGACTACATGGGCAAGCCCTTCAATCCGCGTGAATTACTGGCCCGAATTCGGGCATTACTGCGCCGGTCAGTCCCGAAAATCCCAGTCGGCGGCTTTGCCCATATCAGCCACGCCCGCGAAGTGCGCTTTAACGGCGCCGCGGTTGCACTGACAGGATCCGAG is from Litorivicinus lipolyticus and encodes:
- a CDS encoding response regulator transcription factor, translated to MHRVFLVDDDPEICELLSSYLSGNQLQVTAFADAESLLATRLEGADCVILDIGLPGMDGLQACRAIRSTHDLPILILTAAGDDVDRILGLEIGADDYMGKPFNPRELLARIRALLRRSVPKIPVGGFAHISHAREVRFNGAAVALTGSEYTAFVTLWDHKPGVVDRDTLGLALHNRKPGPFDRTVDTTVSRLRAKLTDATGHNCVRTVRGQGYALIMPQ